The Primulina tabacum isolate GXHZ01 chromosome 16, ASM2559414v2, whole genome shotgun sequence genome window below encodes:
- the LOC142528233 gene encoding uncharacterized protein LOC142528233, producing MDEQDDLFGDSLHHVMNSDDDFYATSSDGEDDHHVENANEGTSARVLMSGATMTENIPIAPEQHLREIPQFFNEVYDEQIPYSFGIPSSSRTNFYNPERPELGVKMVFKSKSDLIASVKDFSVRVLRREYIVVQSSPTIWKVKCKNWSEGGDCGWGLRASFRKSLGYFMITKYGDDHTFMSTQVGIDHHNLDVNMIASILLGIVRCDLAYEIKYVRESVKGKYGYDISYAKAWQSLKRAVKVIYGKWESSVTFLPKYMGALSKYNPGTIV from the coding sequence ATGGATGAGCAAGATGATTTATTTGGGGACAGTTTGCATCACGTCATGAATAGCGATGATGATTTTTATGCTACATCAAGTGACGGAGAAGATGATCATCATGTTGAGAATGCAAATGAAGGGACATCGGCGCGTGTGTTAATGTCTGGAGCAACAATGACAGAGAACATTCCTATTGCACCAGAGCAACATTTACGTGAAATTCCCCAATTTTTCAATGAAGTCTACGACGAACAAATTCCATATTCATTTGgtattccttcttcttcacgaacAAACTTTTACAATCCTGAAAGGCCAGAGCTCGGTGTAAAAATGGTTTTTAAGAGCAAAAGTGATTTAATAGCTTCAGTGAAGGATTTTTCTGTTCGGGTTTTGAGACGTGAATATATCGTTGTCCAAAGTTCTCCGACAATTTGGAAGGTCAAATGCAAGAACTGGTCCGAAGGTGGCGACTGTGGGTGGGGACTTCGAGCATCGTTCAGAAAAAGTTTAGGCTACTTcatgatcacaaaatatggtGATGATCACACATTCATGTCTACCCAAGTCGGTATAGATCACCACAACCTTGACGTAAACATGATAGCCAGTATACTTTTGGGAATCGTGCGTTGTGATCTTGCATACGAGATCAAATATGTGCGAGAAAGTGTTAAAGGAAAATATGGGTATGATATATCGTATGCTAAGGCATGGCAGAGTTTGAAACGCGCAGTGAAGGTAATCTATGGCAAATGGGAAAGCTCTGTAACTTTTCTTCCTAAATATATGGGAGCTTTGTCGAAGTACAATCCAGGAACTATTGTATAA
- the LOC142529794 gene encoding RAF-like serine/threonine-protein kinase 20 isoform X2, with protein MDCTTVTAGSTPSSNDDIPRVKFLCSFLGSILPRPQDGKLRYVGGETRIVNVPRDLTYEELMGKMRELLEGAALLKYQQPDEDLDALVSVVNDDDVTNMMEEYDKLGSRDGFIRLRIFLFLHNDPDGSLHFGDGDERDNERRYVDALNLNESPEYRRQPGESLAGVPFDDGHVAEQFFNQINLEGSFHGQRNMELPIAQMNLRRLTIPHLGSGQPQQPIAQRYNEMETPWSPGYYSPRHPGNMDQRQFAEFPSSPSSRCRTPYGDFPDRIYSEDYSRPPVNTQFIYEQPLQYSDNVVLIPTGSAVNEKAGFPGNILQGSSTYEGNSICESCRMNFPKNQVYPESSRKASEQSHLETPNLGNGFIQVPNSCSECPPNREVYMLSSDANMYPAYQNDPRFVHPKTHNHERGWTSPHQSNPWAEESRPHISVAGRLADGYTIENGMNILHGCGNVCDGHHVQSPYIHHEDQRYARSGLEYGNQVFQDHAVASGSHIHLPSADGIRFVNPAYRYVDDNLHLAPQCHIPSQALWRNGVPSYEASVSHQLANGSVGAGVIRGTVEGSPRVQAFLENQNLWADSSQKIVFNGSHIPEHFNLQTVKLTPNMYTVENPQQYGLEPVQSAAELTKFGTSKGPFQKADPASLADDKSIPLADASIDFRNDTDITKESNHAGAVENSVTCGIMDKNSNGLTSHASIKSNVPEPTVENGGIATVEATNVGFPKESLHVQLEVLPELTACVEEAALRSMKEMKSKIKDDAALGVEHQVVANEHTQKDADGVDANAELEVDFDNENVYNSKIEPTKAEAEAIDQGLQTIKSADLEEIRELGSGTYGAVYHGKWKGSDVAIKRIKASCFAGKPSERGRLIADFWKEALILSSLHHPNVVSFYGVVRDGEDGSLATVTEFMINGSLKQFLQKKDRTIDRRKRLIIAMDAAFGMEYLHGKNIVHFDLKCENLLVNMRDPHRPVCKIGDLGLSKVKQHTLVSGGVRGTLPWMAPELLSGKSKVTEKIDVYSFGIVMWELLTGDEPYADMHCASIIGGIVNNTLRPQIPTWCNPEWKSLMESCWASDPSERPSFSEISQKLRNMAAEMNLK; from the exons ATGGATTGCACCACGGTGACTGCTGGCTCCACCCCGAGCTCTAATGATGACATTCCACGTGTTAAATTCTTGTGTAGCTTTTTGGGTAGTATATTGCCACGGCCCCAAGATGGTAAACTTCGATATGTCGGAGGTGAGACACGTATTGTGAACGTCCCGCGTGATTTAACTTAtgaagaacttatgggtaaaaTGAGGGAGCTTTTGGAAGGTGCAGCTTTGTTGAAATACCAACAGCCGGATGAGGATCTTGATGCCTTGGTATCTGTTGTCAACGATGATGATGTCACAAACATGATGGAGGAGTACGACAAGTTAGGATCCAGGGACGGGTTTATCAGGTTGaggatatttttgtttttgcatAATGATCCGGATGGGTCATTGCATTTTGGTGATGGAGATGAAAGGGATAATGAGAGGAGGTATGTGGATGCTTTGAACCTTAATGAGTCTCCCGAGTATAGAAGGCAGCCTGGGGAGTCTTTGGCAGGGGTGCCTTTTGACGATGGTCATGTTGCTGAGCAGTTCTTTAATCAGATAAATCTAGAGGGTAGCTTCCATGGTCAAAGAAACATGGAATTGCCAATTGCTCAGATGAATTTACGGCGTCTAACAATACCTCATTTGGGTTCGGGGCAACCTCAGCAACCGATAGCTCAAAGATATAACGAGATGGAGACACCATGGAGTCCTGGCTACTATTCCCCAAGGCATCCTGGAAACATGGATCAGAGGCAATTTGCAGAGTTTCCAAGTTCGCCTTCTTCCCGCTGTCGAACGCCATATGGAGACTTTCCTGACAGAATTTATTCTGAGGACTATAGTCGACCTCCAGTCAATACCCAATTCATTTATGAACAACCTCTGCAGTATTCAGACAATGTGGTGTTAATTCCAACAGGATCTGCTGTCAATGAGAAGGCTGGTTTTCCGGGTAACATACTCCAAGGGTCCAGCACTTATGAAGGTAACAGTATTTGTGAGAGTTGCCGGATGaattttccaaaaaatcaaGTTTATCCTGAATCTTCTAGGAAGGCCAGTGAACAGTCACATCTCGAGACTCCTAACCTGGGAAATGGGTTTATTCAGGTCCCTAATTCCTGCTCAGAATGCCCTCCAAACCGGGAAGTGTACATGTTGAGTTCGGATGCAAATATGTACCCTGCATATCAAAATGATCCTCGATTTGTGCATCCTAAGACCCATAATCATGAAAGAGGATGGACTTCACCACATCAGTCAAATCCTTGGGCCGAGGAATCGAGACCACATATATCTGTTGCTGGAAGGTTGGCTGATGGCTACACTATCGAAAATGGTATGAATATTCTCCATGGTTGTGGTAATGTATGTGATGGACACCATGTGCAATCACCTTACATCCATCATGAAGATCAACGATATGCTCGGTCTGGGTTAGAGTATGGTAATCAAGTGTTTCAAGACCATGCTGTTGCAAGTGGATCACATATTCATCTGCCATCTGCTGACGGAATTCGCTTTGTAAATCCTGCTTATAGATATGTGGATGATAATCTCCACCTGGCACCCCAATGTCACATTCCTTCACAAGCTCTATGGAGAAATGGTGTTCCCTCTTATGAGGCATCAGTTTCACATCAGCTCGCGAATGGCTCCGTCGGTGCTGGAGTCATCCGAGGTACAGTGGAGGGTAGTCCCAGGGTTCAAGCTTTTTTGGAGAATCAGAATCTTTGGGCTGATTCATCCCAAAAAATCGTCTTCAATGGGTCTCACATACCTGAACATTTTAATCTCCAAACTGTAAAATTGACTCCTAATATGTACACTGTGGAGAATCCTCAACAATATGGTCTGGAACCCGTCCAATCAGCAGCTGAGTTGACTAAGTTTGGTACTTCCAAAGGCCCTTTCCAGAAGGCTGACCCAGCATCTTTAGCAGATGATAAATCAATTCCTCTTGCTGATGCTAGTATAGATTTTAGAAACGATACAGATATTACTAAAGAATCAAATCATGCAGGAGCAGTAGAAAATTCTGTTACTTGTGGCATTATGGACAAGAATTCCAATGGTTTAACATCTCACGCAtccattaaatcaaatgttccGGAACCCACTGTAGAAAATGGTGGGATTGCAACAGTAGAGGCAACCAATGTTGGTTTTCCCAAGGAGTCCCTGCACGTCCAGTTGGAAGTCTTGCCGGAGTTAACTGCATGTGTAGAAGAGGCGGCGTTGCGAAGTATGAAGGAGATGAAGTCTAAAATTAAAGATGATGCCGCTTTGGGGGTTGAGCATCAAGTAGTTGCAAATGAACATACTCAAAAGGACGCGGATGGAGTT GATGCCAATGCAGAATTGGAAGTAGATTTCGATAACGAAAATGTTTACAATTCTAAGATAGAGCCGACAAAAGCTGAAGCAGAAGCGATTGATCAAGGATTACAg ACAATAAAAAGTGCAGATCTGGAGGAGATCCGGGAGTTAGGTTCTGGGACATATGGTGCGGTCTATCATGGCAAGTGGAAGGGCTCTGATGTAGCAATAAAAAGAATAAAAGCCAGCTGCTTTGCTGGAAAGCCTTCTGAAAGGGGACGACTG ATTGCGGATTTCTGGAAGGAGGCGCTAATACTAAGTTCATTGCACCATCCAAACGTTGTCTCTTTCTATGGTGTAGTTCGTGATGGTGAAGATGGATCTTTAGCAACAGTGACCGAGTTCATGATTAATGGATCTCTTAAACAATTTTTGCAGAAGAAAGACAG AACAATAGACAGACGCAAAAGACTAATAATAGCAATGGATGCTGCATTTGGTATGGAGTACTTACACGGAAAGAATATTGTCCATTTCGACTTAAAATGTGAGAATCTGCTGGTAAATATGAGAGACCCTCATCGTCCAGTTTGCAAG ATTGGGGATCTTGGCCTATCGAAGGTGAAACAACACACTTTAGTGTCCGGGGGTGTTCGTGGGACATTACCATGGATGGCACCCGAACTCCTGAGCGGGAAGAGTAAGGTTACTGAGAAG ATTGACGTTTACTCGTTTGGGATTGTCATGTGGGAGTTGCTGACTGGTGATGAACCCTATGCAGATATGCACTGTGCTTCCATAATTG GAGGGATCGTGAACAACACATTACGCCCACAAATCCCAACATGGTGCAACCCCGAATGGAAGTCATTGATGGAGAGTTGTTGGGCATCTGATCCATCAGAGAGGCCATCATTTTCAGAAATTTCTCAGAAATTAAGAAACATGGCCGCAGAAATGAATTTGAAATAG
- the LOC142529794 gene encoding RAF-like serine/threonine-protein kinase 20 isoform X1 yields MCNYQEIDNLNEVEVERECQFFDQQHQSVSLMDCTTVTAGSTPSSNDDIPRVKFLCSFLGSILPRPQDGKLRYVGGETRIVNVPRDLTYEELMGKMRELLEGAALLKYQQPDEDLDALVSVVNDDDVTNMMEEYDKLGSRDGFIRLRIFLFLHNDPDGSLHFGDGDERDNERRYVDALNLNESPEYRRQPGESLAGVPFDDGHVAEQFFNQINLEGSFHGQRNMELPIAQMNLRRLTIPHLGSGQPQQPIAQRYNEMETPWSPGYYSPRHPGNMDQRQFAEFPSSPSSRCRTPYGDFPDRIYSEDYSRPPVNTQFIYEQPLQYSDNVVLIPTGSAVNEKAGFPGNILQGSSTYEGNSICESCRMNFPKNQVYPESSRKASEQSHLETPNLGNGFIQVPNSCSECPPNREVYMLSSDANMYPAYQNDPRFVHPKTHNHERGWTSPHQSNPWAEESRPHISVAGRLADGYTIENGMNILHGCGNVCDGHHVQSPYIHHEDQRYARSGLEYGNQVFQDHAVASGSHIHLPSADGIRFVNPAYRYVDDNLHLAPQCHIPSQALWRNGVPSYEASVSHQLANGSVGAGVIRGTVEGSPRVQAFLENQNLWADSSQKIVFNGSHIPEHFNLQTVKLTPNMYTVENPQQYGLEPVQSAAELTKFGTSKGPFQKADPASLADDKSIPLADASIDFRNDTDITKESNHAGAVENSVTCGIMDKNSNGLTSHASIKSNVPEPTVENGGIATVEATNVGFPKESLHVQLEVLPELTACVEEAALRSMKEMKSKIKDDAALGVEHQVVANEHTQKDADGVDANAELEVDFDNENVYNSKIEPTKAEAEAIDQGLQTIKSADLEEIRELGSGTYGAVYHGKWKGSDVAIKRIKASCFAGKPSERGRLIADFWKEALILSSLHHPNVVSFYGVVRDGEDGSLATVTEFMINGSLKQFLQKKDRTIDRRKRLIIAMDAAFGMEYLHGKNIVHFDLKCENLLVNMRDPHRPVCKIGDLGLSKVKQHTLVSGGVRGTLPWMAPELLSGKSKVTEKIDVYSFGIVMWELLTGDEPYADMHCASIIGGIVNNTLRPQIPTWCNPEWKSLMESCWASDPSERPSFSEISQKLRNMAAEMNLK; encoded by the exons ATGTGTAATTATCAGGAAATCGACAATCTAAACGAAGTGGAAGTCGAACGTGAATGCCAATTTTTTGATCAGCAGCATCAATCTGTGTCCTTAATGGATTGCACCACGGTGACTGCTGGCTCCACCCCGAGCTCTAATGATGACATTCCACGTGTTAAATTCTTGTGTAGCTTTTTGGGTAGTATATTGCCACGGCCCCAAGATGGTAAACTTCGATATGTCGGAGGTGAGACACGTATTGTGAACGTCCCGCGTGATTTAACTTAtgaagaacttatgggtaaaaTGAGGGAGCTTTTGGAAGGTGCAGCTTTGTTGAAATACCAACAGCCGGATGAGGATCTTGATGCCTTGGTATCTGTTGTCAACGATGATGATGTCACAAACATGATGGAGGAGTACGACAAGTTAGGATCCAGGGACGGGTTTATCAGGTTGaggatatttttgtttttgcatAATGATCCGGATGGGTCATTGCATTTTGGTGATGGAGATGAAAGGGATAATGAGAGGAGGTATGTGGATGCTTTGAACCTTAATGAGTCTCCCGAGTATAGAAGGCAGCCTGGGGAGTCTTTGGCAGGGGTGCCTTTTGACGATGGTCATGTTGCTGAGCAGTTCTTTAATCAGATAAATCTAGAGGGTAGCTTCCATGGTCAAAGAAACATGGAATTGCCAATTGCTCAGATGAATTTACGGCGTCTAACAATACCTCATTTGGGTTCGGGGCAACCTCAGCAACCGATAGCTCAAAGATATAACGAGATGGAGACACCATGGAGTCCTGGCTACTATTCCCCAAGGCATCCTGGAAACATGGATCAGAGGCAATTTGCAGAGTTTCCAAGTTCGCCTTCTTCCCGCTGTCGAACGCCATATGGAGACTTTCCTGACAGAATTTATTCTGAGGACTATAGTCGACCTCCAGTCAATACCCAATTCATTTATGAACAACCTCTGCAGTATTCAGACAATGTGGTGTTAATTCCAACAGGATCTGCTGTCAATGAGAAGGCTGGTTTTCCGGGTAACATACTCCAAGGGTCCAGCACTTATGAAGGTAACAGTATTTGTGAGAGTTGCCGGATGaattttccaaaaaatcaaGTTTATCCTGAATCTTCTAGGAAGGCCAGTGAACAGTCACATCTCGAGACTCCTAACCTGGGAAATGGGTTTATTCAGGTCCCTAATTCCTGCTCAGAATGCCCTCCAAACCGGGAAGTGTACATGTTGAGTTCGGATGCAAATATGTACCCTGCATATCAAAATGATCCTCGATTTGTGCATCCTAAGACCCATAATCATGAAAGAGGATGGACTTCACCACATCAGTCAAATCCTTGGGCCGAGGAATCGAGACCACATATATCTGTTGCTGGAAGGTTGGCTGATGGCTACACTATCGAAAATGGTATGAATATTCTCCATGGTTGTGGTAATGTATGTGATGGACACCATGTGCAATCACCTTACATCCATCATGAAGATCAACGATATGCTCGGTCTGGGTTAGAGTATGGTAATCAAGTGTTTCAAGACCATGCTGTTGCAAGTGGATCACATATTCATCTGCCATCTGCTGACGGAATTCGCTTTGTAAATCCTGCTTATAGATATGTGGATGATAATCTCCACCTGGCACCCCAATGTCACATTCCTTCACAAGCTCTATGGAGAAATGGTGTTCCCTCTTATGAGGCATCAGTTTCACATCAGCTCGCGAATGGCTCCGTCGGTGCTGGAGTCATCCGAGGTACAGTGGAGGGTAGTCCCAGGGTTCAAGCTTTTTTGGAGAATCAGAATCTTTGGGCTGATTCATCCCAAAAAATCGTCTTCAATGGGTCTCACATACCTGAACATTTTAATCTCCAAACTGTAAAATTGACTCCTAATATGTACACTGTGGAGAATCCTCAACAATATGGTCTGGAACCCGTCCAATCAGCAGCTGAGTTGACTAAGTTTGGTACTTCCAAAGGCCCTTTCCAGAAGGCTGACCCAGCATCTTTAGCAGATGATAAATCAATTCCTCTTGCTGATGCTAGTATAGATTTTAGAAACGATACAGATATTACTAAAGAATCAAATCATGCAGGAGCAGTAGAAAATTCTGTTACTTGTGGCATTATGGACAAGAATTCCAATGGTTTAACATCTCACGCAtccattaaatcaaatgttccGGAACCCACTGTAGAAAATGGTGGGATTGCAACAGTAGAGGCAACCAATGTTGGTTTTCCCAAGGAGTCCCTGCACGTCCAGTTGGAAGTCTTGCCGGAGTTAACTGCATGTGTAGAAGAGGCGGCGTTGCGAAGTATGAAGGAGATGAAGTCTAAAATTAAAGATGATGCCGCTTTGGGGGTTGAGCATCAAGTAGTTGCAAATGAACATACTCAAAAGGACGCGGATGGAGTT GATGCCAATGCAGAATTGGAAGTAGATTTCGATAACGAAAATGTTTACAATTCTAAGATAGAGCCGACAAAAGCTGAAGCAGAAGCGATTGATCAAGGATTACAg ACAATAAAAAGTGCAGATCTGGAGGAGATCCGGGAGTTAGGTTCTGGGACATATGGTGCGGTCTATCATGGCAAGTGGAAGGGCTCTGATGTAGCAATAAAAAGAATAAAAGCCAGCTGCTTTGCTGGAAAGCCTTCTGAAAGGGGACGACTG ATTGCGGATTTCTGGAAGGAGGCGCTAATACTAAGTTCATTGCACCATCCAAACGTTGTCTCTTTCTATGGTGTAGTTCGTGATGGTGAAGATGGATCTTTAGCAACAGTGACCGAGTTCATGATTAATGGATCTCTTAAACAATTTTTGCAGAAGAAAGACAG AACAATAGACAGACGCAAAAGACTAATAATAGCAATGGATGCTGCATTTGGTATGGAGTACTTACACGGAAAGAATATTGTCCATTTCGACTTAAAATGTGAGAATCTGCTGGTAAATATGAGAGACCCTCATCGTCCAGTTTGCAAG ATTGGGGATCTTGGCCTATCGAAGGTGAAACAACACACTTTAGTGTCCGGGGGTGTTCGTGGGACATTACCATGGATGGCACCCGAACTCCTGAGCGGGAAGAGTAAGGTTACTGAGAAG ATTGACGTTTACTCGTTTGGGATTGTCATGTGGGAGTTGCTGACTGGTGATGAACCCTATGCAGATATGCACTGTGCTTCCATAATTG GAGGGATCGTGAACAACACATTACGCCCACAAATCCCAACATGGTGCAACCCCGAATGGAAGTCATTGATGGAGAGTTGTTGGGCATCTGATCCATCAGAGAGGCCATCATTTTCAGAAATTTCTCAGAAATTAAGAAACATGGCCGCAGAAATGAATTTGAAATAG